Proteins found in one Verrucomicrobiia bacterium genomic segment:
- the gltB gene encoding glutamate synthase large subunit, giving the protein MTPYGWPEKQGLYDPQFEHDSCGVGFVVNIKGQKSHDIVRNALTILMNLAHRGACGCEANSGDGAGILLQTPHEFLQKVCAQDKIALPTYGEYGVGMVYLPPDTAARYKCEKLFEEIVENEGHRLLGWRTVPTTNTTLGETARASEPIVRQVFIARDPKIKDDMAFERKLYVVRKLAERGIRYAGIKGGNRFYISSLSYKTIIYKGMLMPEQVDPFFPDLRDPAFASALALVHSRFSTNTFPSWERAHPYRYVAHNGEINTLRGNINWMHARESLLKSDLFGDDMKKLLPIINEDGSDSAMFDNCLEFLVLGGRSLPHAMMMMIPEPWSGHESMSDEKKAFYEYHGCLIEPWDGPASIAFTDGVQIGAVLDRNGLRPSRYYVTKDDQVIMASEVGVLDIPPERVLQKGRLQPGRMFLVDTKLGRIVADEELKQKIATERPYRLWLQQGLVDLEDLPKPAHVHQPDHATVLLRQQAFGYTFEDLRIILAPMAKDAVQPLGSMGTDTPLAVLSNKPQLLYNYFKQLFAQVTNPPIDCIREELITSTFTTIGPEGNLLDPQPENCRQIQLKGPVLSNEEFERLRHINHPGFKSITLPTLFKVDEGGKGLEKALDQLFRKASKAIKEDHNILILSDRGVDHENAAIPALLAVAGMHHHLIRKGTRTRVALVLESGEPREVHHFALLIGYGAGAINPYLAFETLDDMIRQGIVKDIDQKKAVKNYLKAVTKSVVKTMAKMGISTIQSYCGAQIFEAIGLNHSVVDKYFTGTASQVEGVGIDILAEEVRLRHRHAFPDRIVNGATLDPGGQYQWRSDGESHLFNPGTISRLQLSTRTNNYKVFQEYSDLVNNQSRSLCTLRGLFDLKFSPEPIPLEDVESVDSIVKRFKTGAMSYGSISKEAHEALAIAMNRIGGKSNTGEGGEDPDRYQPMPNGDSKNSAIKQVASGRFGVTSYYLTQARELQIKMAQGAKPGEGGELPGAKVYPWIAKVRHSTPGVGLISPPPHHDIYSIEDLAELIHDLKNSNEHARISVKLVSEIGVGTVAAGVAKAHADVILISGHDGGTGASPLSSIKHAGTPWELGLAETQQTLVLNNLRSRVYVEADGQLKTGRDVVIAALLGAEEFGFATAPLVTLGCIMMRVCHLNTCPVGVATQDPQLRAKFTGDPQSVVNFMRFIAQEVRELMAQLGFRTIVEMVGHVDRLDVKKALDHYKARGLDFSKVFHQPDMPADVGRSRQIGQDHGLEHSLDKQLLLKVCEPALARREQVRATLPISNTNRVVGTITGSELTRRFGPEGLPDDTIKLHFKGSAGQSFGAFMPRGMTLTLQGDANDYVGKGLSGGKIIVYPPVGSTFVPEENIIIGNVALYGATGGEVYIRGMAGERFGVRNSGVRAVVEAVGDHGCEYMTAGRVVVLGLTGRNFAAGMSGGVAYVLDVVGDFPQRCNPAMVGLEKLEDPEEIQEVRAMIQRHAEYTGSERARNILKLWDDMAPKFVKVMPKDYKRVIEATKRVKAAGLSGEEAVMAAFEENAHSLARVGGN; this is encoded by the coding sequence ATGACGCCTTACGGTTGGCCCGAGAAACAAGGGCTGTACGACCCGCAGTTTGAACACGATTCCTGCGGCGTCGGTTTTGTCGTGAACATCAAGGGCCAGAAGTCTCACGACATCGTTCGTAACGCGCTCACGATCCTGATGAATCTGGCGCACCGCGGCGCATGTGGCTGCGAGGCCAACTCGGGCGATGGTGCGGGCATTCTGCTGCAGACCCCGCACGAGTTCCTCCAGAAAGTCTGCGCCCAGGATAAGATCGCCCTGCCCACATACGGCGAATACGGCGTCGGCATGGTGTACCTGCCTCCCGATACTGCCGCGCGTTACAAGTGCGAGAAGCTTTTTGAGGAAATCGTCGAAAACGAAGGGCATCGCCTGCTGGGTTGGCGCACGGTCCCGACTACCAACACGACGCTCGGCGAAACGGCGCGCGCTTCGGAACCCATCGTTCGCCAGGTGTTCATCGCGCGTGATCCAAAAATCAAAGACGACATGGCGTTCGAGCGCAAATTGTACGTCGTCCGCAAGCTGGCCGAACGGGGTATTCGCTACGCCGGCATCAAAGGCGGCAATCGCTTCTACATTTCGAGCCTGTCCTACAAGACGATCATCTACAAGGGTATGCTCATGCCCGAGCAGGTGGACCCGTTCTTTCCCGACCTGCGTGACCCCGCCTTTGCCTCCGCGCTGGCGCTGGTGCACTCGCGGTTCAGCACGAACACGTTCCCGAGCTGGGAACGGGCGCACCCGTATCGCTACGTCGCGCACAATGGCGAGATCAATACCCTCCGCGGCAACATCAATTGGATGCACGCCCGCGAGTCGTTGTTGAAGTCCGATCTTTTCGGCGACGACATGAAGAAGCTGCTGCCGATCATCAATGAAGACGGCAGCGACTCGGCCATGTTTGACAACTGCCTCGAATTCCTCGTGCTCGGCGGCCGCTCGCTGCCGCACGCGATGATGATGATGATTCCCGAACCGTGGTCGGGCCACGAGAGCATGAGCGACGAGAAGAAGGCGTTCTACGAATATCACGGTTGCCTGATCGAACCGTGGGACGGCCCGGCCTCCATTGCGTTTACCGACGGCGTGCAGATCGGCGCCGTCCTCGACCGTAACGGACTGCGCCCGTCGCGCTATTACGTGACGAAGGACGACCAGGTCATCATGGCGTCGGAGGTTGGGGTGCTCGACATTCCGCCGGAACGTGTCCTACAAAAAGGTCGGCTCCAGCCGGGCCGCATGTTCCTCGTCGATACGAAGCTCGGCCGCATCGTTGCAGACGAGGAACTCAAGCAGAAGATCGCCACGGAGCGACCGTATCGCCTGTGGCTTCAGCAGGGCCTGGTAGATCTCGAAGACCTGCCCAAGCCGGCTCACGTGCATCAGCCCGACCATGCGACCGTGCTCCTGCGGCAACAAGCGTTCGGATACACCTTCGAAGACTTGCGCATCATCCTGGCGCCCATGGCCAAGGACGCCGTCCAGCCGCTCGGCTCGATGGGCACCGACACGCCGTTGGCGGTGCTCTCGAACAAGCCGCAGTTGCTCTACAACTATTTCAAGCAGTTGTTCGCGCAGGTCACCAACCCGCCCATCGACTGCATCCGCGAGGAACTCATCACCTCGACATTCACCACGATTGGTCCGGAGGGCAACCTGCTCGATCCGCAGCCGGAAAACTGCCGCCAGATCCAACTCAAAGGCCCCGTTCTCAGCAATGAGGAGTTCGAGCGTCTCCGCCACATCAACCATCCCGGCTTCAAATCCATCACCTTGCCGACTCTCTTCAAGGTGGATGAAGGTGGCAAGGGGCTGGAGAAGGCGCTCGATCAACTGTTCCGCAAGGCAAGCAAGGCGATCAAGGAAGACCACAACATCCTTATTCTGTCCGACCGCGGCGTCGACCACGAGAACGCAGCGATCCCCGCATTGCTCGCCGTCGCGGGCATGCATCATCATCTCATCCGCAAGGGCACGCGCACCCGCGTGGCGCTCGTCCTCGAATCCGGCGAACCGCGCGAGGTGCATCACTTCGCGCTCCTGATCGGTTATGGGGCGGGTGCGATCAACCCCTACCTCGCGTTTGAGACACTCGACGACATGATTCGCCAGGGTATCGTCAAGGACATAGACCAGAAGAAAGCGGTCAAGAATTACCTCAAGGCCGTCACCAAGAGCGTCGTCAAGACGATGGCCAAGATGGGCATCTCGACCATCCAGAGCTATTGTGGCGCGCAGATCTTTGAGGCCATTGGTCTCAATCACTCGGTTGTCGACAAGTATTTCACGGGAACAGCCTCGCAGGTCGAAGGCGTCGGCATCGACATACTCGCCGAGGAAGTTCGCCTGCGCCACCGTCATGCGTTCCCCGATCGAATCGTCAACGGCGCGACACTGGATCCCGGCGGCCAATACCAATGGCGCAGCGATGGTGAGAGCCACTTGTTCAATCCCGGGACAATTTCACGGTTGCAACTTTCCACGCGCACGAACAACTACAAGGTCTTTCAGGAATATTCGGACCTGGTCAACAATCAGTCGCGCAGCCTCTGCACCTTGCGCGGGTTGTTCGATCTCAAATTCTCTCCGGAACCTATTCCGCTGGAAGATGTTGAATCGGTGGACTCCATCGTCAAGAGATTCAAGACCGGCGCAATGAGTTACGGTTCCATCAGCAAGGAAGCCCACGAAGCCCTGGCCATCGCGATGAACCGCATCGGCGGCAAGAGCAATACCGGCGAAGGCGGCGAGGACCCCGATCGCTACCAGCCCATGCCCAACGGCGACAGCAAGAATTCCGCGATCAAACAGGTGGCCAGCGGTCGTTTCGGCGTGACGAGCTATTACCTTACACAAGCGCGGGAACTTCAAATCAAGATGGCACAGGGCGCAAAACCTGGCGAGGGCGGCGAGCTGCCCGGCGCGAAAGTTTATCCCTGGATCGCAAAGGTGCGCCATTCCACGCCGGGTGTGGGCCTCATTTCACCGCCGCCACACCACGACATCTATTCGATTGAGGACCTGGCGGAACTCATCCACGACCTCAAGAATTCGAACGAGCATGCCCGCATCAGCGTCAAGCTCGTCAGCGAAATCGGCGTCGGCACCGTCGCGGCGGGCGTCGCGAAGGCGCACGCTGACGTTATTCTCATCAGCGGCCATGACGGCGGCACAGGGGCTTCGCCGCTTTCGAGCATAAAGCACGCGGGCACGCCGTGGGAACTGGGCCTCGCCGAGACCCAGCAAACGCTCGTGCTCAACAATCTCCGCAGCCGCGTCTATGTCGAAGCCGATGGCCAGCTCAAGACCGGACGGGATGTGGTAATCGCCGCGTTGCTGGGCGCCGAGGAATTCGGGTTCGCCACGGCGCCCCTGGTCACGCTCGGCTGCATCATGATGCGCGTGTGCCACCTCAACACCTGCCCGGTTGGCGTGGCCACCCAGGACCCGCAGTTGCGCGCGAAATTTACCGGCGACCCGCAGTCGGTTGTCAACTTCATGCGCTTCATCGCGCAGGAAGTCCGCGAATTGATGGCGCAGCTCGGGTTCCGCACGATCGTCGAGATGGTCGGACACGTTGACCGTCTCGACGTGAAGAAGGCGCTCGACCACTACAAGGCACGCGGACTGGATTTCTCCAAGGTATTTCACCAACCGGACATGCCTGCTGACGTGGGCCGCTCCCGCCAGATCGGCCAGGATCATGGTTTGGAACACTCCCTTGACAAGCAGTTGCTGCTGAAAGTTTGCGAACCGGCGCTGGCGCGACGCGAGCAGGTCCGCGCAACATTACCGATCAGCAACACGAACCGGGTCGTCGGAACAATTACAGGCAGCGAACTCACGCGGCGTTTCGGGCCGGAAGGCCTGCCCGATGACACCATCAAGCTGCACTTCAAAGGCAGCGCGGGCCAGAGCTTCGGCGCGTTCATGCCCAGGGGCATGACGCTGACGCTCCAGGGCGATGCCAACGACTACGTGGGCAAGGGACTCAGCGGCGGCAAGATCATCGTCTATCCGCCCGTGGGTTCCACGTTCGTGCCCGAGGAGAACATCATTATCGGCAACGTCGCGCTTTACGGCGCTACGGGTGGCGAGGTATACATTCGCGGCATGGCTGGCGAACGATTTGGAGTCCGTAACAGCGGGGTGCGCGCCGTCGTCGAAGCCGTCGGCGATCATGGCTGCGAGTATATGACCGCCGGGCGCGTGGTCGTACTCGGCCTGACTGGCCGAAATTTCGCGGCAGGCATGAGCGGTGGTGTCGCCTACGTCCTCGATGTGGTCGGTGATTTTCCGCAGCGTTGCAACCCGGCGATGGTCGGGTTGGAGAAACTGGAAGATCCCGAGGAAATCCAGGAAGTACGGGCGATGATCCAGCGGCACGCGGAATACACTGGCAGCGAGCGGGCGCGCAACATCCTGAAACTTTGGGACGATATGGCCCCGAAGTTCGTGAAGGTCATGCCGAAGGACTACAAGCGCGTTATCGAGGCCACGAAGCGGGTGAAAGCCGCTGGCCTCAGCGGCGAAGAGGCGGTCATGGCTGCCTTCGAAGAAAACGCCCATAGCCTGGCGCGCGTCGGCGGGAACTGA
- a CDS encoding Lrp/AsnC family transcriptional regulator has protein sequence MNENKRNLQLSRTIDAEATLRTIDDQERAIIKALIRDPRQSNNYISRVTGVPTPTVRRKRQRLEDEGLLNYFAAIDMQETGTGTFSARHLYIIKFRIGITVKQIVDEIKSEPNVRSVFTDLIYESHIAEMDGRVALVMIIEGKDDADIIENVQGKIVPSLRKNHGPDSIEEISTLRLLSPIRVFHNYVPLVNMHNGVLRADWTDDAIFVG, from the coding sequence ATGAACGAAAACAAGCGAAATCTTCAGCTTTCCAGAACTATCGACGCGGAGGCTACATTGCGTACCATCGACGACCAAGAGCGAGCCATTATCAAGGCCCTAATCCGCGACCCGCGCCAGAGCAATAACTACATTAGTCGAGTTACCGGCGTGCCGACGCCGACTGTGCGACGGAAGCGCCAGCGCCTCGAAGACGAAGGGCTGCTCAACTATTTCGCAGCGATCGACATGCAGGAGACGGGCACCGGCACCTTCAGCGCCCGGCACCTGTATATCATTAAATTCCGCATCGGTATCACTGTGAAACAGATCGTGGACGAAATCAAGAGCGAGCCGAACGTGCGCTCGGTATTCACCGACCTTATTTACGAATCGCACATCGCGGAAATGGACGGACGCGTGGCGCTGGTGATGATCATCGAGGGGAAAGACGACGCGGATATCATTGAGAACGTCCAGGGGAAGATCGTGCCCTCGCTGCGCAAGAACCATGGGCCAGACTCGATTGAGGAAATCTCCACGTTGCGCCTCCTCAGCCCGATCCGCGTGTTCCATAATTACGTGCCCTTGGTGAACATGCACAACGGCGTGCTGCGCGCTGATTGGACTGACGACGCCATCTTCGTGGGCTAG
- a CDS encoding glycosyl transferase: MSDFHQSGVISTFHRLGKYDLEAIEATLAEYTGRRPIALVLPCLYSELEGPALRNILGHLRGVRYIRQVVVGLDRADQRQFDQARRFFSTLPQEVKILWRDGPRLRKLMKLMVKNDLSIGGPGKGSNMWLSSGFVLADEQCKIIALHDCDIRTYDRELLARLVFPLASPNMDYEFCKGFYARVSDRFYGRVTRLLVTPLIRALQKVLGREVPLLVFLDSFRYPLSGEFSMLADLARINRIPGDWGLEMGVLCEVFRNCTAKRICQVDLCDTYEHKHQILSADDERKGLMKMSADIAKSVFRNLATEGLVLSDALFKTLTIRYLRVAQDAVKQYEDDAAINGLPFDRHQEMLAVRAFTNALRLAADEYLRDPLGIPLISNWNRVTSAIPDFFEMLKEAVDQDCNGK, encoded by the coding sequence ATGAGCGACTTTCATCAAAGCGGCGTCATCAGCACGTTCCATCGTCTCGGCAAGTACGATCTCGAGGCGATCGAAGCAACGCTGGCGGAATACACCGGGCGACGGCCCATCGCGCTGGTGCTGCCCTGTCTCTACAGCGAATTGGAAGGCCCGGCCCTCAGGAATATCCTGGGACATCTGCGGGGTGTCCGTTACATCCGCCAGGTCGTCGTGGGGCTCGACCGCGCGGACCAGCGCCAGTTCGATCAAGCGCGCCGCTTTTTCTCCACCCTGCCGCAAGAAGTGAAAATCCTCTGGCGCGACGGGCCGCGCCTGCGCAAGCTGATGAAATTGATGGTCAAGAACGACCTTTCCATCGGCGGTCCGGGCAAAGGCAGTAACATGTGGTTGTCGTCGGGCTTCGTGCTGGCCGACGAACAGTGCAAGATCATCGCGCTCCACGATTGCGACATCCGCACCTACGACCGCGAACTCCTCGCGCGGCTGGTGTTCCCGCTCGCGAGTCCGAACATGGACTATGAATTCTGCAAGGGCTTCTACGCCCGTGTCTCGGACCGCTTCTACGGTCGCGTCACGCGGCTGCTGGTCACGCCGCTGATTCGCGCCCTGCAGAAAGTCCTCGGGCGCGAGGTGCCGCTCCTGGTATTCCTCGACAGCTTCCGCTACCCGCTCTCGGGCGAGTTCTCGATGCTCGCCGACCTCGCGCGCATCAACCGCATTCCCGGTGATTGGGGATTGGAGATGGGCGTGCTCTGCGAGGTGTTCCGCAACTGCACGGCCAAACGAATCTGCCAGGTCGATTTGTGCGATACCTACGAACACAAACACCAGATCCTCTCCGCGGATGACGAGCGCAAGGGACTCATGAAAATGAGTGCTGACATCGCGAAATCCGTCTTCCGCAACCTGGCAACGGAAGGGCTCGTGCTCTCCGATGCGCTCTTCAAGACGCTGACCATTCGCTACCTGCGCGTGGCGCAGGATGCGGTGAAACAGTACGAGGACGACGCCGCGATCAACGGCCTTCCCTTCGACCGTCATCAGGAAATGCTGGCGGTGCGCGCGTTCACGAACGCGCTCCGTCTCGCCGCGGATGAATATCTCCGCGACCCGCTCGGCATTCCCCTGATCTCAAATTGGAACCGAGTGACCTCCGCCATTCCCGATTTCTTCGAGATGCTGAAGGAAGCCGTAGACCAGGACTGCAACGGGAAGTGA
- a CDS encoding HAD family hydrolase, with translation MSDAKVIFWDVYGTLVTAQRGNLDSLVQREAELRTVFERTVKNFGLDVAPERLHDLFLRGIRAEREARAAQGVAHPEVRIDEIWFKLLEKFRPEDPPTINFAREVALFFQRQANPAQLQPHAFDVLTTLKKRGFRHGIISNAQFYTPIELSFLFRDESACAICTYESIFDPLLVFFSFDLGIAKPDPAIFRRAVEALTRENIMPDDCVFVGNSPANDIAPAQHIGFKTVLFAPEAIPESTTKPDLVIHNLAQLLEWL, from the coding sequence ATGAGCGACGCGAAGGTCATTTTTTGGGACGTCTACGGCACGCTGGTCACGGCGCAACGCGGGAATCTCGACTCCCTGGTGCAACGCGAGGCCGAATTGCGCACAGTGTTTGAGCGCACCGTCAAGAATTTTGGCCTCGACGTTGCCCCGGAACGCCTGCATGACCTCTTCCTGCGCGGCATCCGGGCCGAACGCGAGGCGCGCGCGGCGCAAGGCGTTGCGCATCCCGAAGTGCGCATCGACGAAATCTGGTTCAAATTACTGGAGAAGTTTCGACCTGAGGACCCGCCCACGATCAATTTTGCGCGCGAGGTCGCGCTATTTTTTCAGCGGCAGGCCAACCCGGCGCAACTCCAACCGCACGCCTTTGACGTGTTGACCACGCTCAAGAAGCGGGGTTTTCGCCACGGGATCATCTCCAACGCGCAGTTCTACACGCCGATTGAGTTGTCCTTCCTGTTCCGCGACGAAAGCGCGTGCGCCATTTGCACGTACGAATCCATCTTCGACCCGCTGCTCGTCTTTTTCTCGTTTGACCTCGGCATTGCCAAGCCGGACCCGGCCATTTTTCGGCGCGCAGTTGAAGCGTTGACACGGGAGAACATCATGCCCGACGACTGCGTCTTCGTGGGCAATTCACCCGCCAACGACATTGCGCCCGCCCAGCATATCGGGTTCAAGACCGTTCTCTTTGCGCCAGAAGCCATCCCTGAATCCACAACGAAGCCCGACCTGGTGATTCACAACCTCGCGCAGCTTTTGGAATGGCTGTGA
- a CDS encoding glycosyltransferase family 4 protein: MAVKIAILHYHLRPGGVATVIRNAQRALAGKFEVQILADFGYDEHPARSRAVFVAESSRLAERIAKRLRGVDVLHTHNVGLGKHPRLTYAVKLLAEQRRIKIINQVHDFPEDDRPAQLSALRNCAGKRDDAFQRTLCYYDAPNMIWATLTTHDAAKLATHGVPAGKIHVLPNPVDEEFFTQPAPSRAELQSVRAQLAAFAHAHRFLFDPRKKLLLSPMKVMVRKNNAEAVELVKRLEQYQLVISLDASSARDRDYSERLKKKIRRERLPVVIGFGAALDNSQPLFHLAHAVLTTSEVEGFGYTFVEGWLCHRSVVGRDIPEVTRDFVTAGMKMGHFYRTFDNEAVRRLADFLARPPRKLIEDNRKIVLKEYSLRAYARRYEKLLRKFPRGGVLGAFDQVV, translated from the coding sequence ATGGCTGTGAAGATCGCGATCCTGCACTACCACCTGCGACCCGGCGGCGTGGCGACCGTTATCCGCAACGCGCAACGCGCCCTGGCGGGGAAATTCGAAGTCCAGATCCTTGCGGATTTCGGTTACGACGAACATCCGGCGCGCAGCCGGGCCGTGTTCGTCGCGGAATCAAGCCGACTGGCAGAGCGTATTGCGAAACGCCTTCGAGGTGTCGACGTTCTGCACACTCACAATGTCGGACTTGGCAAGCACCCGCGGCTGACGTATGCGGTAAAGCTGCTTGCGGAGCAACGCCGGATCAAGATCATCAATCAGGTCCACGACTTTCCTGAGGACGATCGGCCAGCGCAACTGAGCGCGCTGCGCAACTGCGCCGGCAAGCGTGATGACGCCTTCCAGCGCACACTGTGCTATTACGACGCGCCGAACATGATTTGGGCGACGCTGACCACGCACGATGCGGCGAAACTCGCGACGCACGGGGTGCCGGCGGGGAAAATTCACGTCCTACCGAACCCGGTGGATGAGGAGTTCTTCACCCAACCAGCACCATCCCGCGCCGAGTTGCAATCCGTGCGGGCGCAGCTTGCCGCGTTTGCCCACGCGCATCGATTCCTTTTCGACCCGCGAAAGAAGCTGCTGCTTTCGCCGATGAAGGTGATGGTTCGGAAGAACAATGCCGAGGCCGTGGAGTTGGTGAAACGACTGGAGCAATACCAACTCGTCATCTCGCTTGATGCGTCCTCCGCGAGGGACCGCGATTACAGCGAGCGGCTCAAGAAGAAGATCCGGCGGGAACGGCTGCCCGTGGTGATCGGCTTTGGCGCGGCCCTGGACAATTCACAGCCGCTGTTTCACCTGGCGCACGCGGTCCTCACGACGTCCGAGGTCGAAGGGTTCGGTTATACGTTTGTCGAAGGCTGGCTGTGCCATAGGTCGGTGGTGGGCCGCGATATACCCGAGGTCACCCGGGACTTTGTCACGGCGGGAATGAAGATGGGCCATTTTTACCGGACGTTTGACAACGAGGCGGTCCGTCGCCTGGCGGACTTCTTGGCCCGGCCACCCCGCAAGCTTATCGAGGACAATCGGAAGATCGTGCTGAAAGAGTATTCGCTGCGGGCGTACGCGCGGCGGTACGAGAAGCTATTGCGGAAATTCCCCCGGGGGGGTGTGCTCGGCGCTTTCGATCAGGTTGTGTAA
- a CDS encoding glycosyltransferase family 4 protein: MNIGFISTRLAGTDGVTLETIKWARICRDLGHSTFFCAGQLDPKIIPGVLLPEAHFTHPEIVALHQKCFGVHTRLGETTEQLHELRGRIKTGLAGFVKKFAIDLLVPQNVLTIPMNLPLGMALTEFIAETGIHAIAHHHDFYWERQRFMINAVQDILDAAFPPSLPSIKHVVINTPARRELAQRKGIAASLIPNVFDFDTEPPAMDEYARDLREQIGLKPDDILILQPTRLVSRKGVEHAIELVRRLKEPRAKLVVSHSAGDEGLAYYNWLRELAQSEGVDIRFMANRFSETRSFDEKGQKIYTLWDIYPHADIVTYPSIYEGFGNAFLEAIYFRKPIVVNRYSVYMLDIEPLGFETVTMDGYVTDDVVEKVRHVLNDPELRKQMADRNFTIARQHFSLTVLKRRLHNLIESAEHTPPGEFPQ, encoded by the coding sequence ATGAATATTGGGTTCATCTCCACGCGGCTGGCCGGCACCGATGGCGTGACGCTTGAAACCATCAAGTGGGCGCGCATCTGCCGCGATCTCGGCCACAGCACCTTTTTCTGCGCGGGGCAACTCGATCCCAAGATCATCCCTGGCGTCCTGCTGCCCGAGGCCCATTTCACGCATCCCGAAATCGTCGCCCTCCACCAGAAATGCTTTGGCGTCCACACCCGCCTGGGGGAAACAACCGAGCAACTCCACGAGTTGCGTGGGCGCATCAAAACCGGCCTCGCCGGGTTCGTGAAGAAATTCGCGATCGACTTGCTCGTGCCGCAAAACGTGCTGACGATCCCCATGAACCTGCCGCTCGGCATGGCGCTGACCGAGTTCATCGCCGAGACCGGCATCCACGCCATCGCCCACCATCACGATTTCTACTGGGAACGCCAGCGCTTCATGATCAACGCGGTGCAGGACATCCTCGACGCCGCCTTTCCGCCAAGCTTGCCGAGTATCAAGCACGTGGTCATCAATACTCCCGCGCGCCGCGAACTCGCCCAGCGCAAAGGCATTGCCGCCTCGCTGATCCCCAACGTGTTTGATTTCGACACCGAACCGCCGGCGATGGACGAGTACGCCCGCGACTTGCGCGAACAAATCGGGCTGAAACCCGACGACATCCTCATTCTCCAACCAACACGCCTCGTCTCGCGCAAGGGCGTCGAGCACGCCATCGAGTTGGTGCGCCGCCTGAAGGAACCGCGCGCCAAGTTGGTCGTCTCACACAGCGCGGGCGACGAGGGGCTGGCCTATTACAATTGGCTGCGCGAGCTCGCCCAGTCCGAAGGCGTGGACATTCGCTTTATGGCCAACCGCTTCAGCGAGACGCGCAGCTTCGATGAAAAGGGCCAAAAGATCTACACGCTCTGGGACATTTATCCGCACGCCGATATCGTCACCTACCCGAGCATCTACGAAGGCTTCGGCAACGCCTTCCTCGAAGCGATCTATTTTCGCAAGCCGATCGTGGTCAACCGTTACTCGGTCTACATGCTCGATATCGAGCCGCTCGGGTTCGAGACGGTTACGATGGATGGCTACGTCACCGATGACGTGGTCGAGAAAGTCCGCCACGTGCTCAACGATCCCGAGCTCCGCAAGCAAATGGCCGACCGCAATTTCACCATCGCCCGGCAGCATTTCTCACTCACCGTCTTGAAGCGCCGGTTACACAACCTGATCGAAAGCGCCGAGCACACCCCCCCGGGGGAATTTCCGCAATAG
- the rplU gene encoding 50S ribosomal protein L21, with amino-acid sequence MYAVIRTGAKQYRVQPGDVLEVELLDGEKGKEIALEDVLLVADGEKIQVGKPNIKGARVTAEVIDEDKKGKKVIAFKFRRREGYHRKRGIRAHHTVLKIKEIIV; translated from the coding sequence ATGTACGCAGTTATTCGAACAGGTGCCAAGCAGTATCGCGTCCAGCCCGGCGACGTTTTGGAGGTCGAACTCCTCGACGGCGAAAAGGGCAAGGAAATCGCGTTGGAGGACGTTTTGTTGGTGGCTGACGGCGAGAAAATTCAGGTCGGCAAGCCTAATATCAAAGGCGCGCGCGTGACCGCCGAGGTCATCGACGAGGACAAGAAGGGCAAGAAGGTCATCGCCTTCAAGTTCCGCCGCCGCGAAGGTTACCATCGCAAACGCGGCATCCGCGCGCACCACACCGTTTTGAAAATCAAAGAGATTATTGTATAG
- the rpmA gene encoding 50S ribosomal protein L27 translates to MAHKKGQGSSRNGRDSVSKRLGVKRFGGETVTAGSIIIRQRGARFVAGTNVGIGRDWTLFALIDGQVRFDKQSRRVNIDPVAAPASKS, encoded by the coding sequence ATGGCACATAAAAAAGGTCAAGGAAGTTCAAGAAACGGCCGCGATAGCGTCAGCAAACGTCTTGGCGTGAAACGATTTGGCGGTGAGACCGTCACCGCCGGCAGCATCATCATCCGCCAGCGTGGCGCCCGCTTTGTCGCCGGCACGAATGTCGGCATCGGTCGCGATTGGACCCTGTTCGCCTTGATCGATGGCCAGGTCCGCTTCGACAAGCAGAGTCGCCGCGTCAACATCGACCCCGTCGCCGCACCCGCCAGCAAGTCGTAG